Proteins encoded within one genomic window of Saccharopolyspora pogona:
- the scpA gene encoding methylmalonyl-CoA mutase, producing the protein MTQIPNFADIPLDSADVHRPPAAALERWQQELLSATGKDSDALVWEAPEGIGIKPLYTSADVAGLDFPHTYPGLAPFLRGPYPTMYVNQPWTVRQYAGFSTAEESNAFYRRNLAAGQKGLSVAFDLATHRGYDSDHPRVAGDVGMAGVAIDSIFDMRQLFDGIPLDKMSVSMTMNGAVLPVMALYIVAAGEQGVAPEKLAGTIQNDILKEFMVRNTYIYPPQPSMRIISDIFAYTSQRMPKFNSISISGYHIQEAGATADLELAYTLADGVEYLRAGRQAGLDIDAFAPRLSFFWGIGMNFAMEVAKLRAARLLWSKLVATFEPQNPKSLSLRTHSQTSGWSLTAQDVYNNVVRTCVEAMAATQGHTQSLHTNALDEALALPTDFSARIARNTQLVLQQESGTTRVIDPWGGSYYLERLTADLAEHAWAHISEVEDAGGMAQAIDAGIPKLRIEEAAARTQARIDSGRQPLIGVNKYRYDGDERIDVLKVDNAGVRAQQLEKLRRLREERDSEACEEALRRLTAAAEASMSDERPTDLAHNLLTLAVDAAREKATVGEISDALEKVFGRHSGQIRTITGVYRDESGPSEQLEAARQQVADFAEAEGRRPRILVAKMGQDGHDRGQKVIATAFADLGFDVDVGPLFQTPAEVARQAAESDVHIVGVSSLAAGHLTLVPALRDELRELGRDDIMIVVGGVIPPADFDALRQSGASAIFPPGTVIADAALGLLAELRTQLDH; encoded by the coding sequence ATGACGCAGATCCCGAACTTCGCCGACATCCCGCTGGACAGCGCCGATGTACACCGGCCGCCCGCCGCGGCCCTCGAGCGGTGGCAGCAGGAGCTGCTGTCCGCCACCGGCAAGGACTCCGACGCCCTGGTCTGGGAAGCACCGGAGGGCATCGGGATCAAGCCGCTCTACACCTCGGCCGACGTCGCGGGACTCGACTTCCCGCACACCTACCCGGGTTTGGCGCCGTTCCTGCGCGGGCCGTACCCGACGATGTACGTCAACCAGCCGTGGACGGTGCGGCAGTACGCCGGGTTCTCCACCGCCGAGGAATCCAACGCCTTCTACCGCCGCAACCTGGCCGCCGGCCAGAAGGGCCTGTCGGTGGCGTTCGACCTCGCCACCCACCGCGGCTACGACTCCGACCACCCGCGCGTGGCCGGTGACGTCGGCATGGCCGGGGTGGCCATCGACTCGATCTTCGACATGCGGCAACTCTTCGACGGCATCCCGCTGGACAAGATGAGCGTGTCGATGACCATGAACGGCGCGGTGCTGCCGGTGATGGCGCTCTACATCGTCGCCGCCGGGGAGCAGGGTGTCGCGCCGGAGAAGCTGGCGGGGACCATCCAGAACGACATCCTCAAGGAGTTCATGGTCCGCAACACCTACATCTACCCGCCGCAGCCGTCGATGCGGATCATCTCCGACATCTTCGCCTACACCTCGCAGCGGATGCCGAAGTTCAACTCCATCTCGATCTCCGGCTACCACATCCAGGAGGCCGGGGCGACCGCCGACCTGGAGCTGGCCTACACCCTGGCCGACGGCGTCGAATACCTGCGCGCCGGGCGGCAGGCCGGGCTGGACATCGACGCCTTCGCGCCCCGGCTGTCGTTCTTCTGGGGCATCGGGATGAACTTTGCGATGGAGGTCGCGAAGCTGCGCGCGGCCCGGCTGCTGTGGTCGAAGCTGGTGGCGACCTTCGAGCCGCAGAACCCGAAATCGCTGTCGCTGCGCACCCATTCGCAGACCTCCGGCTGGTCGCTGACCGCCCAGGACGTCTACAACAACGTGGTGCGCACCTGCGTCGAGGCGATGGCCGCCACCCAGGGGCACACGCAGTCGCTGCACACCAACGCGCTCGACGAAGCGCTGGCGCTGCCCACCGACTTCTCCGCGCGCATCGCCCGCAACACGCAGCTGGTGCTGCAGCAGGAATCCGGCACCACGCGGGTGATCGATCCGTGGGGCGGCAGCTACTACCTGGAGCGTCTCACCGCGGACCTCGCCGAGCACGCCTGGGCGCACATCAGCGAGGTCGAGGACGCCGGGGGCATGGCGCAGGCCATCGACGCCGGAATCCCCAAGCTGCGCATCGAGGAGGCCGCGGCCCGCACCCAGGCCCGCATCGACTCGGGGCGGCAGCCGCTGATCGGCGTTAACAAGTACCGCTACGACGGCGACGAGCGGATCGACGTGCTGAAGGTCGACAACGCCGGGGTCCGCGCGCAGCAGCTGGAGAAACTGCGGCGGCTGCGGGAAGAACGCGACAGCGAGGCCTGCGAGGAAGCGCTGCGCCGGCTCACCGCCGCGGCCGAGGCGTCGATGTCGGACGAGCGGCCCACCGACCTGGCGCACAACCTGCTGACGCTGGCCGTGGACGCGGCGCGGGAGAAGGCGACCGTCGGGGAGATCTCCGATGCGCTGGAGAAGGTGTTCGGCCGCCACTCCGGGCAGATCCGTACGATCACCGGCGTGTACCGGGACGAGTCGGGGCCGTCGGAGCAGCTGGAGGCGGCCCGCCAGCAGGTGGCGGACTTCGCCGAGGCGGAGGGCCGCCGCCCGCGCATCCTGGTCGCGAAGATGGGGCAGGACGGCCACGACCGCGGTCAGAAGGTGATCGCGACCGCGTTCGCCGACCTCGGCTTCGACGTGGACGTGGGCCCGCTGTTCCAGACCCCGGCCGAGGTGGCCCGCCAGGCCGCCGAGTCCGACGTGCACATCGTCGGCGTTTCCAGCCTCGCCGCCGGGCACCTCACCCTGGTGCCCGCGCTGCGCGACGAGCTGCGGGAACTGGGTCGCGACGACATCATGATCGTCGTCGGCGGGGTCATCCCGCCGGCCGACTTCGACGCCCTCCGGCAGTCCGGTGCCAGCGCGATCTTCCCGCCGGGCACGGTGATCGCCGACGCCGCGCTGGGCCTGCTCGCCGAACTCCGCACCCAACTCGACCACTGA
- a CDS encoding methylmalonyl-CoA mutase family protein, producing MVAHSTTSGGGLDLCSARPVDREQWRAQVKKVLQRSGLIGEQDPAGPVEDVLASTTYDGIVVHPLYTEGPPEAGAPGMAPFVRGSRPQGSVAEGWDVRQRHENPDAAETNREILADLYNGVSSLWLRLGAGGLAVDDLADALSGVHLDMIGMTLDAGADFGAAADAFLALAAEQDLPGTALRGNLGADPLGVQARTGRPVDRDAAVSLARRCAAEFPELKALVVDGLPYHDAGGSDAQELGCSLAVATTYLRWLTETGLDVDTAAGLLEFRFATTADQFLSIAKLRAARRLWEQVTRSSGASEPARAQVQHAVTSAAMLTRRDPWVNMLRTTIATFAAGVGGAQAVTALPFDAAIGLPDDFARRIARNTQALLLEESHLAQVIDPAGGSWYVESLTEELAQAAWRWFQEIEAAGGLPAALESGLVADRLAATWEERRAAIAHREDAITGVSEFPNLDEPPLEREPTPERPSGGLPVHRYAEDFERLRDTADVQLEATGQRPAVFLATLGSLAAHNARASFARNLFAAGGIECTDAGATESTEDVLAAYTGAPVVCLCSSDKVYAERAAETAAALKQAGARHVLLAGKPSDPAPEGVDGFTFAGCDALAVLTDVQKLLPIKPDTPIKPDVGVGR from the coding sequence ATGGTGGCTCACTCGACGACGAGCGGCGGCGGGCTGGACCTCTGCTCGGCCAGGCCCGTGGACCGCGAGCAGTGGCGGGCTCAGGTCAAGAAAGTGCTGCAGCGGTCCGGGCTGATCGGCGAGCAGGATCCCGCCGGGCCGGTGGAGGACGTGCTGGCCTCGACGACCTACGACGGCATAGTCGTGCACCCGCTGTACACCGAAGGCCCGCCGGAGGCCGGTGCGCCGGGGATGGCGCCGTTCGTGCGCGGCAGCCGCCCACAGGGCAGCGTCGCCGAAGGCTGGGACGTGCGGCAGCGGCACGAGAACCCGGACGCAGCCGAGACGAACCGCGAGATTCTGGCGGACCTCTACAACGGGGTGTCGTCGCTATGGCTGCGGCTCGGAGCCGGCGGGCTGGCGGTCGACGACCTCGCCGACGCGCTCTCCGGCGTGCACCTGGACATGATCGGCATGACCCTCGACGCGGGCGCTGATTTCGGTGCGGCGGCGGACGCCTTCCTGGCGCTGGCCGCCGAGCAGGACCTGCCCGGCACCGCACTGCGCGGCAACCTCGGCGCCGACCCGCTGGGCGTGCAGGCCAGGACCGGCCGCCCCGTCGACCGGGACGCGGCGGTGTCGCTCGCCCGCCGCTGCGCTGCGGAGTTCCCGGAGCTGAAGGCGCTGGTCGTGGACGGGTTGCCGTACCACGACGCGGGCGGTTCGGACGCGCAGGAGCTCGGCTGCTCGCTCGCGGTGGCCACGACCTACCTGCGGTGGCTGACCGAGACCGGGCTTGACGTCGACACCGCCGCCGGGCTGCTGGAGTTCCGCTTCGCCACCACCGCCGACCAGTTCCTGAGCATCGCCAAGCTGCGCGCCGCGCGGCGCCTGTGGGAGCAGGTCACCCGGTCCAGCGGCGCGTCGGAGCCGGCGCGGGCGCAGGTGCAGCACGCCGTGACGTCGGCGGCCATGCTGACCAGGCGCGACCCGTGGGTGAACATGCTGCGCACCACGATCGCCACGTTCGCCGCCGGGGTCGGCGGCGCGCAGGCGGTGACCGCGCTGCCGTTCGACGCCGCGATCGGCCTGCCGGACGACTTCGCCCGCCGCATCGCGCGCAACACCCAGGCGCTGCTGCTGGAAGAGTCGCACCTGGCGCAGGTGATCGACCCGGCGGGCGGGTCCTGGTACGTCGAGTCGCTGACCGAGGAGCTGGCGCAGGCCGCCTGGCGGTGGTTCCAGGAGATCGAGGCGGCAGGCGGGCTGCCCGCCGCGCTGGAGTCCGGCCTGGTCGCCGACCGGCTCGCGGCCACCTGGGAAGAGCGCCGCGCCGCGATCGCGCACCGCGAGGACGCGATCACCGGCGTCAGCGAGTTCCCGAACCTGGACGAGCCGCCGCTGGAGCGGGAACCCACGCCGGAACGGCCTTCGGGCGGCCTGCCGGTGCACCGCTACGCAGAAGACTTCGAGCGGCTGCGCGACACCGCCGACGTGCAGCTGGAAGCCACCGGCCAACGCCCTGCGGTGTTCCTCGCAACGCTCGGCTCGCTCGCCGCGCACAACGCGCGCGCCTCGTTCGCGCGGAACCTGTTCGCAGCGGGCGGTATCGAATGCACGGACGCCGGTGCGACCGAGTCCACAGAGGACGTTCTCGCGGCCTACACCGGCGCGCCGGTGGTGTGCCTCTGCTCCAGCGACAAGGTTTACGCCGAACGCGCCGCGGAAACCGCTGCGGCGCTCAAGCAGGCCGGGGCGAGGCACGTGCTGCTGGCCGGAAAACCGAGCGATCCGGCGCCGGAAGGCGTCGACGGGTTCACCTTCGCCGGATGCGATGCGCTGGCCGTCCTGACCGACGTCCAGAAACTGTTGCCCATCAAGCCCGATACGCCCATCAAACCCGATGTGGGAGTGGGACGATGA
- a CDS encoding type II toxin-antitoxin system RelE family toxin: MTYQIEITRDALKTLAKLDKPIRRRLQIAIDQLAGDPRPAGAIALKGVSGYLRIRVADYRVIYRVEDGRLVVVVVAVGHRREIHER; encoded by the coding sequence GTGACCTACCAGATCGAGATCACCCGCGACGCCCTGAAAACCCTGGCCAAGCTTGACAAGCCGATTCGGCGACGGCTGCAGATCGCGATCGACCAGCTCGCCGGCGATCCACGGCCCGCCGGAGCCATTGCACTCAAGGGAGTCTCCGGTTACCTGCGGATCCGAGTCGCCGACTACCGGGTGATCTACCGCGTCGAAGACGGGCGTCTCGTCGTCGTGGTGGTCGCGGTCGGCCACCGCCGCGAGATTCACGAGCGCTGA
- a CDS encoding type II toxin-antitoxin system prevent-host-death family antitoxin has protein sequence MDDSAAIEVNVSSARANLPNYIELASEGQYVYLTHRGKRVAALVAADVAEHWEAEEDAHWARRVAEAEESGTVSWEAAIVALERDR, from the coding sequence ATGGACGACAGCGCCGCCATTGAAGTCAATGTCTCGTCTGCCCGCGCCAACCTGCCGAACTACATCGAGCTGGCGAGCGAGGGCCAGTACGTCTACCTGACCCATCGGGGCAAGCGGGTTGCCGCACTCGTGGCAGCGGACGTCGCCGAGCACTGGGAAGCCGAAGAAGACGCGCACTGGGCGCGCCGCGTCGCCGAAGCAGAGGAGTCCGGCACGGTTTCCTGGGAAGCTGCGATCGTCGCGCTGGAGCGGGATCGGTGA